From Peromyscus eremicus chromosome 3, PerEre_H2_v1, whole genome shotgun sequence, one genomic window encodes:
- the Tpra1 gene encoding transmembrane protein adipocyte-associated 1, with protein MASLQEANGSTAWPPPTASNITEPHQCLLLLYEDIGSSRVRYWDLLLLIPNVLFFIFLLWKLPLARAKIRVTSSPIFITFYILVFVVALVGIARAVVSMTVSASDAAIVADKILWEITRFFLLAIELSVIILGLAFGHLESKSSIKRVLAITTVLSLAYSVTQGTLEILYPDSHLSAEDFNIYGHGGRQFWLVSSCFFFLVYSLVVILPKTPLKERVSLPSRKSFYVYAGILATLNLLQGLGSALLCADIIEGLCCVDATTFLYFSFFAPLIYVAFLRGFFGSEPKILFSYKCQVDETEEPDMHLPQPYAVARREGVESAGPAGVSAASYSSTQFDSAGVAYLDDIASMPCHTGSINSTDSERWKAINA; from the exons ATGGCCAGCCTGCAGGAGGCCAACGGAAGCACAGCGTGGCCACCGCCCACAGCATCCAATATCACCGAGCCCCACCAATGCCTGCTGCTGCTGTATGAGGATATCGGCTCCTCCAG GGTCCGGTACTGGGACCTCCTGCTGCTCATTCCTAATgtgctcttcttcatcttcctgctCTGGAAGCTTCCCTTAGCTCGGGCCAAGATCCGTGTCACTTCCAGCCCCATTTTTATCACCTTCTACATCTTG GTGTTTGTGGTGGCCCTGGTAGGCATTGCCAGGGCTGTGGTTTCTATGACTGTCAGTGCCTCTGATGCTGCCATAGTTGCTGACAAG ATCCTGTGGGAGATCACCCGCTTCTTCCTGCTAGCCATTGAGCTGAGTGTGATCATCCTGGGCCTTGCCTTTG GTCACCTAGAGAGCAAGTCCAGCATCAAGCGGGTGCTGGCTATCACCACAGTTCTGTCTCTGGCCTACTCAGTCACCCag GGGACTCTGGAGATCCTGTACCCTGACTCCCATCTTTCGGCTGAGGATTTCAACATCTATGGCCACGGTGGCCGCCAGTTCTGGCTGGTCAGCTCTTGCTTCTTCTTCCTG GTCTACTCACTGGTGGTAATTCTCCCCAAGACCCCCCTGAAGGAGCGCGTATCCCTGCCCT CACGGAAGAGTTTCTACGTGTATGCAGGCATCCTGGCCACACTCAACTTGCTGCAGGGGTTGGGGAGTGCTCTGCTGTGTGCTGACATCATTGAGGGGCTCTG CTGTGTGGATGCCACTACCTTCCTGTACTTCAGCTTCTTTGCACCGCTCATCTATGTGGCCTTCCTCCGTGGCTTCTTTGG CTCAGAGCCCAAGATCCTTTTCTCCTACAAATGCCAAGTGGATGAGACTGAAGAGCCAGACATGCACCTGCCACAACCCTACGCAGTGGCCCGGCGTGAGGGCGTAGAGTCTGCAGGGCCTGCGGGGGTCTCGGCAGCCAGCTACTCCAGCACGCAGTTCGACTCTGCTGGAGTGGCCTACTTAGATGACATTGCCTCCATGCCCTGCCACACGGGCAGCATAAACAGCACAGACAGCGAGCGCTGGAAAGCCATCAATGCCTGA